A window of the Yersinia rochesterensis genome harbors these coding sequences:
- a CDS encoding phage tail assembly chaperone, which translates to MSVKKKFDLKSLVSAAHAGFRTKTVSVSEWDGVSVVLREPSLEGWGRWREIMASPEIKEGGVQLSISEETQRNIRADAVMFIDALLDEDLQPVFAVSELETVISFYGPVHARLLRIAMGLATSSEDAEKKS; encoded by the coding sequence ATGTCAGTCAAAAAGAAGTTTGATCTCAAATCACTGGTGTCTGCAGCACATGCTGGATTTCGTACTAAAACGGTATCAGTCAGCGAGTGGGATGGGGTGAGTGTCGTACTACGAGAACCCTCTTTAGAGGGATGGGGCCGGTGGCGCGAGATTATGGCATCACCGGAAATAAAGGAGGGGGGAGTCCAGCTTTCTATCTCAGAAGAAACCCAGCGCAATATTCGTGCTGATGCTGTGATGTTTATTGATGCGTTATTGGACGAAGACCTGCAGCCAGTTTTTGCAGTGAGCGAATTGGAAACCGTGATTTCATTTTACGGCCCAGTGCATGCCCGTCTTTTGAGGATCGCGATGGGGTTGGCAACATCTTCAGAGGATGCTGAAAAAAAGTCATAG
- a CDS encoding Ig-like domain-containing protein, which translates to MASDVVPVTGVTLTPTSGSVAAGGTATFNVNITPSNATNKGFTLLSSVPARATAMASGMTVTVTAPTGATAGSASITVTTSDGNKTATYTANVTA; encoded by the coding sequence ATGGCTTCTGATGTCGTTCCCGTCACTGGCGTAACCCTGACGCCGACTAGTGGCAGCGTGGCTGCGGGTGGGACAGCGACATTTAACGTCAATATTACCCCGTCAAATGCGACAAACAAAGGCTTCACTTTACTCTCATCCGTTCCGGCCCGAGCGACAGCCATGGCCAGCGGTATGACGGTGACAGTAACAGCCCCTACCGGGGCAACTGCAGGATCAGCCAGCATTACGGTTACGACTTCCGATGGCAACAAAACCGCGACTTACACAGCTAACGTCACCGCTTAA
- a CDS encoding phage minor tail U family protein, whose protein sequence is MNRHTAIRMAVLDALKKSINDPNVTFFDGRPGFLDVKDLPAVAVYLTDSESTGEYIDGDHWRAVLHVEVFLKAQSPDSALDEWMETKIYPVMADIPPLSQLVESLSPLGYDYRRDDEALTWGSSDINYSVTYFK, encoded by the coding sequence ATGAATAGACATACCGCGATACGCATGGCGGTGCTGGATGCACTGAAAAAATCCATTAATGATCCCAATGTCACTTTTTTTGACGGCAGGCCGGGCTTTCTTGATGTAAAAGATTTACCTGCAGTGGCCGTTTATCTGACTGATTCTGAGTCCACGGGAGAATATATCGATGGTGACCACTGGCGGGCAGTCTTGCACGTGGAGGTTTTTTTAAAAGCACAAAGCCCTGACTCAGCGCTTGATGAGTGGATGGAAACAAAGATTTATCCCGTGATGGCAGATATCCCGCCATTATCTCAGTTGGTCGAAAGCCTTTCGCCGCTCGGCTATGACTATCGACGCGATGATGAGGCACTGACCTGGGGATCATCAGATATCAATTATTCCGTAACGTATTTTAAATAA